A single region of the Plasmodium reichenowi strain SY57 chromosome 9, whole genome shotgun sequence genome encodes:
- a CDS encoding hypothetical protein (conserved Plasmodium protein, unknown function), with the protein MIRSTYLKYTYKYRNIKNVKEKVADIYSFGKNNCTLVEKKKYDVNCCKNIQDIKNEKDLEYFFYNYDKTNIDDVFNDYKYLINCKNHQKECSRKEMFEKAYIIKYVSSNVQLFHFIKSKNIFHENKPPVQGDSNNNNNNNNNIKNFGDFNNNHCNISKHTNRYCGDPKYGQQNMYYIHNIEKAKINKEEILKNKDKNKCLEYVFDNDVYKFITHIKKCDIWNYKDKIVHKNYIHYHIFFPITYMDIEKKENCKMNTQNVSYYINSNIFLHDIYRYNKDIFIDIIKKMNYKLLNSQEIKNLLIILTLLHHNNISFSTEKNNIIKNNNHDNTNNKIIYKNKEYINKRIFMDMFTNIYRTICSKRNYISFIYLYDYLLIMTLNEIKNKEYYISIVETLSNYMNLINKITNNNNNNNNNNDNNNNIGDNHNNENIIYNNNNIGDNHNNENIIYNNNCDNILGSNSYNIYHNDENNTKQTYNKINEHNKNYPQIEINLDHVITNSLNESHTCNIENIKRDQNDNHNNFINPDNIYDDDNKNFYDISQHDYLKNGEVPINNNTSIITNIIDYENKSIQLSKRNYFYLQKKLYTIKNIIISKILLIYIMKYIFGHIDNNILYAHSDLICENLQLIPPLLVTNFIFTIGTCKYIDEFCMFMLAKYVQNNIQKYTCNEISIIVNTYADASLEDVSFYETICDYMKCHFNKFSSIDIIKIIYAFSKVRIRDIELLKMSYEKINHYLIEREKKFDISVQLKMIDLKKKKENRKYIQSQNYLKVNKNVNNEQNYYHNNVCNNNTNILKNKENIKKNNYIINKYLCAYALIAAGKLDYVENVDKLFVHLKENIINDGIDIRGILWMPIAITSFLSSQCIFNFLPIYINLISQAFKKTQSPKLLSLLIRRHNILLHTIETDIIPKKYIDQRTLNNLYHICKSKKDNSKEKLFVPDSSTFHIEVSNALLSLDIPHQKEVNIYPFTIDIYIQTSQNRSQQQLKKDNSYAEYHLNQHNLHTKINKSNTFTYEHDTNFEQTFENKKVKHKSKNKNEVYTEIPFM; encoded by the coding sequence atgatAAGAAGCACATATTTGAAGTACACctataaatatagaaatattaaaaatgtaaaagaaaaagttgctgatatatattccttTGGTAAGAATAATTGTACACTTgtagaaaagaaaaaatatgatgTGAATTgttgtaaaaatattcaagATATTAAGAATGAAAAGGATttagaatattttttttataactaTGACAAAACAAATATAGATGATGTATTCAAtgattataaatatttaattaattgTAAGAATCATCAGAAAGAATGTTCAAGGAAGGAGATGTTCGAAAAAgcttatataataaaatatgtatcAAGTAACGTTCAgctttttcattttataaagtctaaaaatatattccaTGAAAATAAACCACCTGTACAAGGTGacagtaataataataataataataataataatattaaaaattttggtgattttaataataatcattgTAACATCTCTAAGCATACGAATAGATATTGTGGTGATCCAAAATATGGACAacaaaatatgtattacatacataatattGAAAAGGCCAAAATAAACAAAGAAGAGATacttaaaaataaagataaaaataaatgtttaGAATATGTTTTTGATAATgatgtatataaatttattacgcatataaaaaaatgtgatATATGGaattataaagataaaattgttcataaaaattatatccattatcatatattttttccaaTTACTTATATggatatagaaaaaaaagaaaattgtAAAATGAATACACAAAATgtttcttattatataaatagtaatatatttcttcatGATATCtatagatataataaagatatatttatagatataataaaaaaaatgaattacAAGTTATTAAATTCTcaagaaattaaaaatttattaattatattaactTTATTACATCacaataatatatccttttctacagaaaaaaataatatcataaaaaataataatcatgataatacaaataacaaaattatttataaaaataaagaatatataaataaacgAATATTTATGGACATGTTTACAAATATTTACAGAACCATTTGTtcaaaaagaaattatatatcttttatatatttatatgattatcttttaataatgaCCCTTAATGAAATTAAGAATAAAGAGTACTATATAAGTATAGTAGAAACATTGTCGAATTATATGAACCTGATAAACAAAATTAcaaacaataataataataataataataataatgataataataataatattggGGATAATCATAacaatgaaaatattatttataataataataatattggGGATAATCATAacaatgaaaatattatttataataataattgtgATAATATCCTCGGGAGCAATTCATATAACATTTATcataatgatgaaaataatacaaaacAAACATACAACAAGATTAATGAAcacaataaaaattatcCACAAATAGAAATCAATCTTGATCACGTAATTACAAATTCTTTAAATGAATCACACACATGtaatattgaaaatattaaaagagatcaaaatgataatcataataattttattaatccagataatatatatgatgatgataataaaaatttttatgatatttCACAACatgattatttaaaaaacGGAGAAGTACcaattaataataatacttcaattataacaaatataatagattatgaaaataaaagtattCAACTTAGTAAgagaaattatttttatttacaaaagaaattatatacaattaaaaatataataatatcaaaaatattgttaatatatattatgaaatatatatttggtcatattgataataatatattatatgcaCACTCTGATTTAATATGTGAAAATTTACAATTAATTCCTCCTTTACTAGTTACAAATTTCATATTTACAATTGGAActtgtaaatatattgatgAATTTTGTATGTTTATGCTAGCCAAATATgttcaaaataatatacaaaagTATACATGTAATGAAATTAGTATTATCGTCAATACATATGCTGATGCTTCATTAGAAGATGTAAGTTTTTATGAAACCATTTGTGATTATATGAAATgtcattttaataaattttcttctatagatattattaaaattatttatgcATTCTCAAAAGTAAGAATACGTGATAtagaattattaaaaatgtcttatgaaaaaattaaccATTATTTAATCgaaagagaaaaaaaatttgatATTAGTGTACAACTGAAAATGATcgatttaaaaaaaaaaaaggaaaacaGAAAGTATATACAATcacaaaattatttaaaagtaaacaaaaatgttaataatgaacaaaattattatcataataatgtGTGTAATAAcaatacaaatatattaaaaaacaaagagaacattaaaaaaaataattatataattaacaAATATCTATGTGCATATGCTTTAATTGCAGCAGGGAAATTAGATTATGTTGAAAATGTAgataaattatttgtacatttaaaagaaaatataataaatgatgGTATTGACATAAGAGGAATTTTATGGATGCCTATAGCAATTACAAGCTTTTTAAGTTCCCaatgtatatttaatttcttaccaatatatatcaatttAATAAGTCAAgcttttaaaaaaacacAATCACCCAAATTACTCTCTTTATTAATAAGAAgacataatatattattacatacAATCGAAACAGATATTATAcctaaaaaatatatagatcAAAGAACTTTAAATAATCTTTATCATATATGTAAAAgtaaaaaagataattcaaaagaaaaacTATTTGTTCCAGATAGTTCAACATTCCATATTGAAGTTTCCAATGCATTGTTATCATTAGATATACCACACCAAAAAGAAGTTAACATTTATCCCTTTACaattgatatatatattcaaacATCACAAAATCGAAGTCAACAACAACTCAAAAAGGATAATTCATATGCAGAATATCATTTAAATCAACATAATCTGCACACGAAAATTAACAAAAGTAATACATTCACCTATGAACACGATACCAATTTTGAGCAAACATTTGAAAACAAAAAGGTCAAACATAAATCtaagaataaaaatgagGTATATACGGAAATTCCCTTTATGTAa
- a CDS encoding hypothetical protein (conserved Plasmodium protein, unknown function) produces the protein MDGKIKCNIKLKRLKKDDINENLHKINEHVLNIFKKKEEDEENEIKDEERIEHIKCIKEGKILIDIEKQKENSKDHLYLNFLNNLENKLNRIQNKKEIIYLNFPKKCNNNNNNNNNIKNNMSDEYDHHQDVNSSIHSNDSQSSERDSDIEIRNLSSFIIHKDKNNLKLNKEKENGKLENNIDNDNIQDNNQMKTQHQNFDHTYNMDDTNNDDISTNNLTHIYNVTEKNLTFKRKILLDKFNKHDKEVLIKNEINLYDDFKEHNIEIENYGKYILKKMGYKEDVYNEYINKYYNEYSEQNYFDKIYNNLQSRDFRFTGVGAEEEMKQNMENIKKGDSNHELKGEDTHKTDDSDYNNDKSKICNKYDKSKKYNKYYKSKICNKYDKSKICNKYDKSKICNKYDESKKYNKSNASYSSTSKRESSNTEDRSLNSLDNQDKSSYLSDNPNYKTNKHTKDRKDKYKLTSTSNSTNSSHNNYDYIKKKTNNTIEEHKYSSDKLNYDNNDKNYVFFKGLIVKINLETHEFYKRKGIVLYKIKKEKAENGKKTKNTHTYIYGLLIFKHYKYILPYKHIIKDKLKNMEHNFCTQQENKDIWTHFINQLNIKNKSYNHNNYSDHHTNQQFHISQIKSNYLETTINQDVRKCKIVNKNLKHPLKEENLYKEIVELKKIKSNHAYVQIRKKYIMKVSLDDVCQYV, from the coding sequence atggatggtaaaataaaatgtaatataaaattgaaGCGTCTCAAAAAAgatgatataaatgaaaatcTGCATAAAATAAACGAACATGtattgaatatttttaaaaagaaagaagAGGATGAAGAAAACGAAATAAAAGATGAAGAACGAATTGAgcatataaaatgtataaaagAAGGGAAGATTTTAATTGATAtagaaaaacaaaaagaaaattcaaaggatcatttatatttaaattttttaaataatttagaaaataaattaaatcgtatacaaaataaaaaagaaatcatatatttaaattttccaaagaaatgtaataataataataataataataataatataaaaaataatatgtcCGATGAATATGATCATCATCAGGATGTCAACTCATCAATTCATTCTAATGATAGCCAATCAAGCGAAAGGGATTCAGATATCGAAATAAGAAATTTATCAAGTTTTATCATACATaaggataaaaataatttaaaattaaataaggaaaaagaaaatgggaaattagaaaataatattgataatgataatatacAAGACAATAATCAAATGAAGACACAACATCAAAATTTTGatcatacatataatatggACGATACAAATAATGATGACATTTCCACAAATAATcttacacatatatataacgtaacggaaaaaaatttaacattcaaaagaaaaatacTTTTAGATAAATTCAATAAACATGATAAAGAAGTACTTATAAAAAACGAAATCAATTTATATGACGATTTTAAAGAACACAATATAGAAATTGAGAATTAcggaaaatatattttaaaaaaaatgggATATAAGGAAGATGTATAcaatgaatatattaataaatattataatgaatacagtgaacaaaattattttgaCAAGATCtataataatttacaaTCAAGAGATTTCCGTTTCACAGGTGTAGGGGCAGAAGAAGAGATGAAGcaaaatatggaaaatataaaaaagggGGATTCAAATCATGAGCTCAAGGGGGAAGACACTCATAAGACCGACGACAGTGATTATAACAATGATAAATctaaaatatgtaataaatatgataaatctaaaaaatataataaatattataaatctaaaatatgtaataaatatgataaatctaaaatatgtaataaatatgataaatctaaaatatgtaataaatatgatgaatctaaaaaatataataaatctAATGCCTCATATAGTAGTACATCTAAAAGGGAAAGCTCCAACACAGAAGATCGTAGTCTGAATAGTCTTGATAATCAAGATAAATCATCCTATTTATCAGATAATCCaaattataaaacaaataaacaTACTAAAGATagaaaagataaatataaattaacCAGTACAAGCAACTCAACTAATAGTTctcataataattatgattatataaaaaaaaaaacaaataatacaaTAGAAGAACACAAATATTCATCTGACaaattaaattatgataataatgataagaattatgttttttttaaaggGTTGATagtaaaaattaatttagAAACACAtgaattttataaaagGAAAGGTATTGTtctatataaaataaaaaaagaaaaagcagagaatggaaaaaaaacaaaaaatacacatacatatatatacggattattaatatttaaacattataaatatattcttccatataaacatattattaaagataaattaaaaaatatggaacataatttttgtacacaacaagaaaataaagatatatggacacattttattaatcaattaaatataaaaaataaatcatataatcataataattattcagATCATCATACGAATCAACAGTTTCATATTTCACAAATTAAATCCAACTATCTAGAAACAACAATAAATCAAGATGTACGCAAATGTAAAAtagtaaataaaaatttaaaacatCCACTgaaagaagaaaatttgtataaagaaattgttgaattaaaaaaaatcaaatcAAATCATGCTTATGTACAAATAAGGAAAAAGTATATTATGAAAGTATCCCTGGATGACGTTTGTCAATAtgtatga
- a CDS encoding patatin-like phospholipase, putative — protein MKTPEFSLDSLKNNRKKKSKKLNYENWSAHYFLKLPIFVILMIVFSLNAFIYLLIRFFIYFFENTSFWMITKYKDFHFFVRKKKNDKTPSSSSSSSSSKMKYNDNNNNDDEPILNKNEKDDSIFQIERLMNTCNNYDDYIKYAYSMDVLTGKTVHINENDDYINIYDVHLLKKTSESIQTNLLNKDILLLLEDIKIATSPRIKGIFQEKYYCKTYSIPHLIVTEFINNVMNGLNFLENYIEQQKQININYKFSDEYLVIKKYFKDIFRQWGNTALFLSGGAILGLHHFGVLEVFLKSSIKADYFNYYAKKLTTQKKKKEEKLPRNSHRNDISNDNNKNDIHKDSQDKKKKYIILKSNSNNEKKVSSGDSDKKKQNKKKYINRMKQGIKKNIQDNQKEYYDYNNNRDDYNNNVDNYNNNVDDCNNNVDNYNNNVDDCNNNVDDCNNNVDNCNNNVDNCNNNVDNCNNNVDNYNNNVDDCNNNVDDHNDFHYDNSSSSNTSVYHSSICEDFNLFCTDQMIKLKQYNVKDKKKKSIMNFNTLCNNITNHNGRSTHINNNKVPIKQDGDLNFNKKDINMNPNNLKEKQKNLLFDSLNKFYNDSEQPNKNGNFPLTKNNENDFVENFEDNILPQIICGTSAGSIVAAWICTRTNNELLHEFNINFIYNIVSCFSSENWFYSFFNIYKKGNFYDIDKIVKLIYNLYGDMTFLEAFIKTNLVLNITVTRAECENNNFSCDEDGHIVLNYMNSPNVLIYTAVLASCSFPYLLQPFKLLEKKYNKENVYRFMSIKEVNNSKLILNSNTLYKNRILLKEDSDGLALSRSLENSDIKSEKTCNNHDTWKHNYSNSNHYFNSNINLDDEQKNLNEPQQSISNNVHNYENKNSSCATIDTCMKEEYILSKTILENEFINKPINNNINKDYMQNNGEVEFIGKKNHHILSKNNIKNNDNETIASFFVSNNDLNSTGEKSKKKKKIINNNNNNNNNDDDDHNNNMDFPDSLLDHKGDKNDFLILREEKKKKDNINKNDMNDYNTCDDNCDVNDDDDELEDEDDICINRVLRNEIDRGDILDKEKITKKKKNNKDTSSIEKKGTVLTDNWENENMLIEKTYENGNLSNKYIDINEYRNINLLNEEYTIINSVQFKNMYFHDGSLKSDIPAHNLNQILSVKYKIVSQVNPHVFPFTGVRVHGEAGKPVKWRGSSGNWRAGFLMSSMEILFKENMRYILRLMALLDLSPTIRGLNAGSIAMQNYNGDITLHPKRLYLKHFKLISVSNYDDVEWYIQQGRQMTFQKLPLILNRMKIEKKLIKMKKCFF, from the exons ATGAAAACTCCAGAGTTTAGTTTAGATTCCTTAAAGAATAACAGGAAGAAAAAGAGCAAGAAGTTGAACTATGAAAATTGGAGTGcacattattttttaaagttgcctatatttgtaatattgATGATtgtattttctttaaatgcatttatatatttattgattcgtttttttatatatttttttgaaaatacATCATTTTGGATgataacaaaatataaagatttccattttttcgttcgaaaaaagaaaaatgacAAGACAccatcatcatcatcatcatcatcatcgAGCAAGATGAAGTATAACgataacaataataatgatgatgaacCCATACTTAATAAGAATGAAAAGGATGATAGTATATTTCAAATAGAGCGTTTAATGAATACttgtaataattatgatgattatataaaatatgcTTATAGTATGGATGTATTAACAGGAAAAACAgtacatataaatgaaaatgacgattatattaatatttatgatgttcatttattaaaaaaaacatcTGAAAGTATACAAactaatttattaaataaagatattttattacttttaGAAGATATCAAAATAGCTACTTCACCAAGAATCAAAGGAATATTTcaagaaaaatattattgtaaAACATATTCAATACCTCATTTAATAGTAACtgaatttattaataatgtaaTGAATGGattaaattttttagaaaattatatagaaCAACAAAAGCAAATAAATATCAATTATAAATTCTCAGATGAATATTTAGttatcaaaaaatattttaaagatatatttagaCAATGGGGAAATACTGCATTGTTTTTAAGCGGAGGAGCAATTCTAGGTCTACATCATTTCGGTGTCTTAGAAGTCTTTTTAAAATCTTCAATAAAAGCtgattattttaattaCTACGCTAAGAAACTTACGAcgcaaaaaaaaaaaaaggaagaaaAGTTACCCAGAAACAGTCACAGAAATGATATTAGTAATGACAATAATAAGAACGATATACATAAGGACAGTcaagataaaaaaaaaaaatatattatattaaagaGTAACAGTAacaatgaaaaaaaagtgtCATCAGGAGATTCggacaaaaaaaaacaaaacaaaaaaaaatatattaatcGTATGAAACAaggtataaaaaaaaatatacaagataatcaaaaggaatattatgattataataataaccGTGATGATTACAACAATAATGTTGATAATTACAACAATAATGTGGATGATTGCAACAATAATGTTGATAATTACAACAATAATGTGGATGATTGCAACAATAATGTGGATGATTGCAACAATAATGTTGATAATTGCAACAATAATGTTGATAATTGCAACAATAATGTTGATAATTGCAACAATAATGTTGATAATTACAACAATAATGTTGATGATTGCAACAATAATGTTGATGATCATAATGATTTTCATTATGATAATTCCTCGTCTTCTAATACTAGTGTCTATCACTCTTCCATATGTGAAGATTTTAACCTCTTTTGTACAGATCAGATGATAAAATTGAAACAGTATAATGTCAAggataagaaaaaaaaatcaataATGAACTTTAACAcattatgtaataatattacgAATCATAATGGAAGAAGTActcatataaataataacaagGTTCCCATTAAACAAGATGGAGACcttaattttaataagaaagacataaatatgaatcctaataatttgaaagaaaaacaaaaaaatttattatttgatagtctaaataaattttataatgatTCTGAACAACCTAATAAGAATGGGAATTTCCCACTTACcaaaaataatgaaaacGATTTTGTTGAAAATTTTgaagataatattttacCACAAATAATTTGTGGGACATCTGCTGGTAGTATTGTTGCAGCTTGGATTTGTACTCGAACAAATAATGAATTGTTACAtgaatttaatattaattttatttataatatagtTTCCTGCTTTTCTTCAGAAAATTGgttttattcattttttaatatttataaaaaaggaaatttttatgatatcgataaaattgttaaacttatttataatttatatggTGATATGACATTTCTTGAAgcttttataaaaacaaatttaGTTTTAAATATTACGGTTACTAGAGCGGAAtgtgaaaataataattttagTTGTGATGAAGATGGACATATAGTActaaattatatgaactCTCCAAATGTTTTAATCTATACAGCAGTTTTGGCTAGCTGCTCTTTTCCGTATTTATTACAACCTTTCAAATTgttagaaaaaaaatataacaaagAAAATGTTTATAGATTTATGTCTATAAAAGAAGTAAATAATAGCAAACTTATTTTGAATAGTAAtactttatataaaaatagaatTCTCTTAAAAGAGGATTCAGATGGATTAGCTCTATCAAGGAGTCTAGAAAATTCAGATATCAAAAGTGAAAAAACGTGTAATAATCATGATACTTGGAAACATAATTATAGTAATAGTAatcattattttaataGTAATATCAATCTAGATGATGAACagaaaaatttaaatgaacCACAACAATCCATTTCTAATAATGTAcataattatgaaaataaaaattcttCATGTGCAACTATCGATACTTGTATGAAggaagaatatattttaagtAAAACCATTTTGGAAAATGAATTCATTAATAAACcaattaataataatataaataaagattATATGCAAAATAATGGAGAAGTCGAATTTATAGGGAAAAAAAACCatcatatattatcaaaaaataatataaaaaataatgataatgaaaCGATAGCTAGCTTTTTTGTATCAAATAATGACCTGAACAGTACAGGagaaaaatcaaaaaaaaaaaaaaaaattataaataataataataataataataataatgatgatgatgatcataataataatatggattTTCCAGATAGCTTGCTGGACCATAAAGGagataaaaatgattttcTTATCCTAAGAGAagaaaagaagaaaaaggataacattaataaaaatgacaTGAATGATTATAACACATGTGATGATAATTGTGATGTgaatgatgatgatgatgaatTAGAAGATGAAGACgatatatgtataaatcGAGTATTAAGAAATGAAATTGATAGAGGGGATATATTggataaagaaaaaataacgaagaaaaaaaaaaataataaagatacATCAAGTATAGAAAAAAAGGGAACGGTATTAACAGATAATTGGGAGAATGAAAATATGTTAATTGAAAAGACTTATGAAAATGGTAATTTaagtaataaatatattgatattaatgaatataggaatattaatttattgAATGAAGAGTATACTATAATAAATAGTGTtcaatttaaaaatatgtattttcATGATGGTTCATTAAAAAGTGATATCCCTGCACACAATTTAAATCAAATATTATCagtaaaatataaaattgtaTCACAAGTTAATCCACACGTCTTTCCATTTACTGGAGTTCGTGTGCATGGTGAAGCTGGTAAGCCGGTTAAATGGAGAGGAAGTTCGGGAAATTGGAGAGCAGGCTTTTTAATGTCATCTAtggaaatattatttaaagaaaatatgagatatatattaagacTAATGGCATTACTTGATTTATCACCAACCATAAGAGGGCTGAATGCTGGATCGATAGCAATGCAg aATTATAATGGAGATATAACGTTACATCCCAAGAGACtttatttaaaacattTCAAGTTAATTAGTGTTTCGAATTATGACGATGTTGAATGGTATATACAACAAGGAAGACAAATGACTTTTCAAAAGTTGCCCTTAATTTTGAACAGAATGAAAATtgaaaagaaattaataaaaatgaaaaaatgttttttttaa
- a CDS encoding thiamine pyrophosphokinase, putative, with protein sequence MKKKYTYIFKMISLKYFSYFNKGTKVSCGNKERMTKNHKHHYSSVKEKDDFLHYHNLDFMKYIFSNNNKDKAKDIKISTSVDNTNPNVCTDIYNYKLITIILNNTLCSHSYEIIKNSNILICADGGANRLYDLCSTMNEQHVSNYCINNNISFVQDMELNKSDYKKEEMKKREKQDISNPIIQHTNDKNVTSKKLYDLFNNNHKLTRNVDTKKRKQNRDYSVEILPDFICGDFDSIHPHVYKHYKNKGVLFEKCQNQENTDLDKCIEKIKPYIYENDKILVLGATGNRFDQTCANISSLYKNVQTINNIYLIGENNFIFLLKKGNHVIQINLNAFQKGCALLPIGGKCKVKTEGLKYNLNYEYLSFDSLISSSNEILQNEIKISNDTPLIWNSQLKNEEF encoded by the coding sequence atgaaaaaaaagtacacatatatatttaaaatgatttctttgaaatatttttcatacTTTAATAAGGGCACTAAAGTATCATGTGGTAATAAAGAAAGAATGACAAAAAATCATAAACATCATTATTCATCtgtaaaagaaaaagatgaTTTTCTTCATTACCATAATCTTGattttatgaaatatattttttcaaataataataaggataaggcaaaagatataaaaatatccACATCTGTTGATAATACTAACCCAAATGTTTGTACAGATATTTacaattataaattaattactattattttaaataatacattatGTTCCCATTCCTatgaaattataaagaattcaaatattttaatatgtgCAGATGGTGGGGCTAATCGCTTATATGATTTATGTTCCACTATGAATGAACAGCATGTAAGTAATTATTGtataaacaataatatatcctTTGTACAAGATATGGAACTAAATAAGAGtgattataaaaaagaagaaatgaAGAAAAGGGAAAAACAAGATATATCAAACCCCATTATACAACATACCAATGACAAAAATGTTACGagtaaaaaattatatgatttatttaataataaccATAAATTAACAAGAAATGTagatacaaaaaaaagaaaacagAATAGAGATTATTCTGTAGAAATATTACCAGATTTTATTTGTGGAGATTTTGATAGTATACACCCACATGtatataaacattataaaaataaaggagttttatttgaaaaatgTCAAAATCAAGAAAATACAGACTTAGATAAATgtattgaaaaaataaaaccatatatttatgaaaacGATAAAATTCTTGTACTAGGAGCTACAGGAAATAGATTTGATCAAACATGTGCAAATATATCTTCTTTGTATAAAAACGTACAAACAatcaataatatttatttaataggtgaaaataatttcatatttttattaaaaaaaggaaatcATGTTATACAGATAAATTTAAATGCTTTCCAAAAAGGCTGTGCTCTCTTACCAATTGGGGGAAAATGTAAAGTAAAAACAGAGGGACTTAAATATAACttaaattatgaatatttaagCTTCGATTCCCTAATCAGTTCATCTAATGAAATTCTtcaaaatgaaattaaaatatcTAACGACACGCCTCTTATTTGGAATTCgcaattaaaaaatgaggAATTTTAG